One Acaryochloris marina S15 DNA segment encodes these proteins:
- a CDS encoding mechanosensitive ion channel domain-containing protein — MAISLASQGIIKDAINGFLVIAEDQFGVGDIIKVEGFTGTVETLNLRITQIRNAEGQLITSK; from the coding sequence GTGGCCATCTCTCTAGCATCACAAGGCATCATCAAAGATGCAATTAATGGGTTTCTTGTCATTGCAGAAGATCAGTTTGGAGTGGGTGACATCATTAAAGTGGAGGGTTTTACTGGAACAGTTGAAACACTGAATTTGCGGATAACGCAGATTCGCAATGCTGAAGGACAACTGATTACTTCCAAATAG